The Caballeronia sp. TF1N1 genome includes a window with the following:
- a CDS encoding FAD-binding oxidoreductase, translating to MNDATDVQEADVLVVGGGLHGTSSAFHMARRGAKVIVLEADYVARHSSGVNAGGVRTLGRALPEIPLALMSREIWHGMRDLIGEDGGFVPSGQLKIAETDDELEACRERVALLESHGFTHEKVIDREAVLELEPALARHVTGGIWVERDGFALPYRTTTAFRLAAQKLGARFLEGTPVRRIEQRGARWFAYTPHGTFSAEKLLVTAGAWSGELAKQVGEPVPVHPEGLMLMVTHRVAPFCRATLGATGRPLSFKQFDNGTVVIGGKLIGIADLLARHGEVDFVRLVRSAKTVTDLFPHLRHLGVNRAWAGVEAFTEDELPVISASRKASNLYYSFGYCGSGFQLGPGCGKLVSELMLDGAPSISLDAFAIDRFGRAAASSDANTARLVAH from the coding sequence GTGAATGACGCAACCGACGTTCAGGAAGCCGATGTGCTCGTGGTTGGCGGCGGACTGCACGGCACGAGCAGCGCGTTCCACATGGCGCGGCGCGGCGCGAAGGTGATCGTGCTCGAAGCCGATTACGTCGCGCGTCATTCGTCCGGCGTGAATGCGGGCGGCGTACGCACGCTCGGACGCGCGCTGCCCGAGATTCCGCTCGCGCTGATGTCGCGTGAAATCTGGCATGGCATGCGCGATCTGATTGGCGAGGATGGCGGCTTCGTGCCATCGGGCCAGCTCAAGATAGCCGAGACGGACGATGAACTCGAAGCATGCCGCGAGCGCGTCGCCCTGCTCGAATCGCATGGCTTCACGCACGAGAAAGTGATAGACCGAGAGGCCGTGCTCGAACTCGAACCCGCGCTGGCTCGGCATGTCACGGGCGGCATCTGGGTCGAGCGCGATGGCTTCGCGCTGCCGTATCGCACGACCACGGCCTTCCGGCTCGCCGCGCAAAAACTCGGCGCGCGCTTTCTGGAAGGCACGCCGGTGCGTCGTATCGAGCAACGCGGCGCGCGCTGGTTCGCCTACACGCCGCACGGCACGTTCAGCGCGGAAAAGCTGCTCGTCACGGCGGGCGCGTGGTCCGGCGAACTCGCGAAACAGGTGGGCGAGCCGGTGCCGGTGCATCCCGAAGGTCTGATGCTGATGGTCACGCATCGCGTCGCGCCCTTCTGTCGCGCGACACTCGGCGCAACGGGACGGCCGCTGTCCTTCAAGCAGTTCGATAACGGCACGGTGGTGATTGGCGGCAAGCTGATCGGCATTGCGGACCTGCTTGCGCGTCATGGCGAAGTGGATTTCGTGCGCCTCGTGCGCAGCGCTAAAACCGTCACCGATCTGTTCCCGCATCTGCGCCATCTGGGCGTCAATCGCGCGTGGGCCGGTGTCGAGGCATTCACCGAGGATGAGCTTCCAGTGATCTCGGCAAGCCGCAAGGCATCGAATCTCTATTACTCGTTCGGCTATTGCGGCAGCGGTTTTCAGCTCGGACCGGGCTGCGGCAAGCTCGTCTCCGAACTCATGCTCGATGGCGCGCCGTCCATTTCACTCGATGCATTCGCCATCGATCGCTTCGGGCGCGCGGCCGCTTCTTCGGATGCGAATACCGCGCGTCTCGTCGCGCATTGA
- a CDS encoding (2Fe-2S)-binding protein: protein MTSQSTHTLFKPLPGESAAAIEIFFNDQPLSVPGGRSVAAALLAAGVSRFRATPVSGAPRAPYCMMGACFECLVEIDGIPSRQSCMVEVQAGMRIRSQEGARDLPPMTLADTPLENAHGR, encoded by the coding sequence ATGACTTCCCAATCGACTCACACGCTGTTCAAGCCGCTGCCGGGGGAATCCGCCGCGGCCATCGAGATCTTCTTCAACGACCAGCCTTTGTCCGTGCCGGGCGGCCGTTCCGTCGCGGCCGCGCTGCTCGCGGCGGGCGTCTCGCGCTTTCGTGCGACGCCGGTGTCGGGTGCGCCGCGCGCGCCGTATTGCATGATGGGCGCGTGCTTCGAATGCCTCGTCGAAATCGACGGCATTCCGAGCCGTCAGAGTTGCATGGTCGAAGTGCAGGCGGGCATGCGTATCCGCTCGCAGGAAGGCGCGCGCGATCTGCCGCCCATGACACTCGCCGATACCCCGCTGGAGAACGCGCATGGCCGCTGA
- a CDS encoding ABC transporter permease: MATLDDDRPGAAPWLLSGPALLLFVGLLLAPLALTLVLSFRVFSDTAGVTAAYTLTNYWEVVSDPYYHTIFLRTAGLAFAVTLLSIVLGVPETIVLARMKKPWQSLCLLVVLGPLLISVVVRTLGWQILLGNNGVLNNVLQALKITDEPIRLVFTMTGMIIALTHVLVPFMVMSVWATMQKLDPQVEWAGRSLGGSSFAVFRRVVLPQIMPGVLSGSIIVFALSASAFATPALIGGRRLKVVATAAYDEFLGTLNWPLGASIAVLLLIANVAIVMGCSRLAERRFRHIFD, from the coding sequence ATGGCCACGCTTGACGACGACCGTCCCGGCGCCGCGCCGTGGCTCCTGTCCGGCCCCGCGCTGCTGCTTTTTGTCGGCTTGCTGCTGGCGCCGCTCGCGCTCACGCTCGTGCTGTCGTTTCGCGTCTTCAGCGACACGGCCGGCGTCACCGCCGCCTACACGCTCACAAACTATTGGGAAGTAGTGAGCGACCCGTACTACCACACCATCTTTCTGCGCACTGCCGGCCTCGCCTTCGCGGTCACGCTGCTCTCCATCGTGCTTGGCGTGCCGGAGACCATCGTGCTCGCGCGCATGAAGAAGCCGTGGCAGTCGCTGTGTCTTCTCGTCGTGCTCGGCCCGCTCCTGATCTCGGTCGTGGTGCGCACGCTTGGCTGGCAGATTCTGCTCGGCAACAACGGCGTACTCAACAACGTGCTGCAAGCGCTGAAAATCACCGATGAACCCATCCGCCTCGTCTTCACGATGACCGGCATGATCATCGCGCTCACGCACGTTCTGGTGCCCTTCATGGTGATGTCCGTGTGGGCCACCATGCAAAAGCTCGACCCGCAAGTGGAATGGGCCGGACGCTCGCTCGGCGGCTCGTCGTTCGCGGTGTTCCGCCGCGTGGTGCTGCCGCAGATCATGCCGGGCGTGCTGTCGGGATCGATCATCGTGTTCGCGCTGTCGGCATCCGCGTTCGCCACGCCCGCGCTGATCGGCGGACGGCGCCTGAAGGTCGTCGCCACCGCTGCCTACGACGAGTTTCTCGGCACGCTCAACTGGCCGCTCGGCGCGAGTATCGCCGTGTTGTTGCTGATCGCGAACGTGGCAATCGTCATGGGTTGCAGCCGCCTCGCCGAACGCCGGTTCCGGCATATCTTCGACTAA
- a CDS encoding FAD-binding oxidoreductase: MTLSTSASPDVLVLGGGLVGSAVAYGLAREGARVTVLDEDDGGFRASRGNFGLVWIQGKGYGLSPYARWSRSSATRWPGLAESLLNETGIDVALRQPGGFHFCFNDDELADREKRLSTLKAEIGDYPYQMLDAAEIRERIPQIGPQVIGASYTPMDGHVNPLKLLRALHSAMQARGVKLVSGERAERIEPDANGQGFVVHGKRGTYRAGRVVLAAGLGNRMLAPFVGLNAPVAPNRGQVLVSERVAPFLDYPTLNVRQTDEGSVQFGDSMEEVGFNDFTTTHVLADIARRGVRAFPMLQHVRLVRMWAALRVYSADGFPIYDRSEAHPGAFVVTCHSGVTLAAAHAMRVAPWITGAPVPEELPTFSARRFENAQEPIPAH; encoded by the coding sequence ATGACACTTTCAACCTCCGCCAGCCCCGACGTGCTCGTGCTCGGCGGCGGCCTGGTCGGTTCCGCCGTGGCTTACGGTCTCGCCCGCGAAGGCGCGCGCGTGACCGTGCTCGACGAAGACGACGGCGGCTTTCGCGCCTCGCGCGGCAACTTCGGCCTCGTATGGATTCAAGGCAAGGGCTACGGCCTCTCGCCTTACGCACGCTGGTCGCGCAGTTCTGCCACGCGCTGGCCGGGACTCGCCGAGAGCCTCTTGAACGAAACGGGCATCGACGTGGCCTTGCGCCAGCCGGGCGGCTTCCACTTCTGCTTCAACGACGACGAACTCGCCGACCGCGAGAAGCGTCTCTCGACGCTCAAGGCCGAGATCGGCGACTACCCGTATCAGATGCTCGATGCCGCCGAGATTCGCGAGCGCATTCCGCAGATCGGCCCGCAAGTGATCGGCGCGAGCTACACGCCGATGGACGGCCATGTGAACCCGCTCAAGCTCTTGCGCGCGCTTCATTCGGCGATGCAGGCGCGCGGCGTGAAGCTCGTCTCGGGCGAACGCGCGGAACGCATCGAACCGGACGCGAACGGCCAAGGCTTCGTCGTGCATGGCAAGCGCGGAACGTATCGCGCGGGGCGTGTCGTGCTTGCGGCTGGCCTCGGAAACCGCATGCTCGCGCCGTTCGTCGGATTGAACGCGCCGGTCGCGCCGAATCGCGGGCAGGTGCTGGTGAGCGAACGCGTCGCGCCGTTTCTCGACTATCCGACGCTCAACGTGCGCCAGACCGACGAAGGCAGCGTGCAATTCGGCGATTCGATGGAAGAAGTCGGCTTCAACGATTTCACGACCACGCATGTGCTCGCCGATATCGCGCGGCGCGGCGTGCGCGCGTTCCCGATGTTGCAGCACGTGCGGCTCGTGCGGATGTGGGCCGCGCTGCGCGTCTACAGCGCGGACGGCTTTCCGATCTACGACCGGTCGGAAGCGCATCCCGGCGCGTTCGTCGTCACTTGCCATAGCGGCGTGACGCTCGCCGCCGCGCATGCCATGCGCGTGGCGCCGTGGATCACCGGTGCACCCGTGCCCGAGGAATTGCCGACCTTCTCCGCACGCCGCTTCGAGAACGCTCAAGAACCGATTCCCGCACACTGA
- a CDS encoding ABC transporter ATP-binding protein — protein MAFLTLQGISKRYGDFTAIEQLDLDVERGELLALLGPSGCGKTTTLQMVAGFVTPTTGRILLDGRDITHERPEKRGIGVVFQSYALFPHMTVAGNVGFGLEMRKVKRREREERVEEALALVRLKGLGHRYPKELSGGQRQRVAIARAIAMQPELLLLDEPMSNLDAKLREEMHIELRAIQKRLGITTILVTHDQVEAMTMSDRIAVMHRGTIAQLSTPYDAYERPATPFASTFLGRTNTFSGEVLRRNPRCAEVDVLGTTLHVPHEGRHVNGAVNVYIRPEKVHIANGAARVRGRIATRVFVGNQWLLEVETELGKLRVAQPNHGAPPPEEGHEVGLAWTDDDLRVLTQDAPEGAHGHA, from the coding sequence ATGGCCTTCCTGACTCTGCAAGGTATCTCGAAACGCTACGGCGATTTCACGGCGATCGAACAACTCGATCTCGATGTCGAACGCGGCGAACTTCTCGCGCTGCTCGGACCTTCGGGTTGCGGCAAGACGACCACGCTGCAAATGGTGGCGGGGTTCGTCACGCCGACCACGGGCCGCATTCTGCTCGATGGCCGCGACATCACGCACGAACGTCCGGAGAAACGCGGCATCGGCGTGGTGTTTCAAAGCTATGCGCTCTTTCCGCACATGACGGTGGCGGGCAACGTCGGCTTCGGTCTGGAAATGCGCAAGGTCAAGCGCCGCGAACGCGAAGAGCGCGTGGAAGAAGCACTCGCGCTCGTGCGTCTAAAGGGACTCGGGCATCGCTATCCGAAGGAATTGTCGGGCGGCCAGCGGCAGCGCGTGGCCATTGCACGCGCCATCGCCATGCAGCCCGAACTGCTCTTGCTCGACGAACCGATGTCCAATCTCGACGCCAAGCTGCGCGAGGAAATGCATATCGAACTGCGGGCGATTCAAAAGCGCCTCGGCATCACGACGATCCTCGTCACGCACGATCAGGTCGAAGCCATGACCATGAGCGATCGCATTGCGGTGATGCATCGCGGAACCATCGCTCAATTGAGCACGCCATACGACGCCTACGAGCGTCCCGCCACGCCGTTCGCATCGACCTTTCTCGGGCGCACCAATACGTTTTCCGGCGAAGTCCTGCGGCGCAATCCGCGTTGCGCCGAAGTCGATGTACTCGGCACCACGCTGCACGTGCCGCACGAAGGCCGTCATGTGAACGGCGCGGTCAACGTTTATATCCGCCCGGAGAAGGTGCATATCGCCAATGGCGCGGCGCGCGTGCGTGGACGTATTGCAACGCGCGTGTTCGTCGGCAATCAATGGCTGCTGGAAGTGGAAACGGAACTCGGCAAGCTGCGTGTCGCGCAGCCGAATCACGGTGCGCCGCCGCCCGAGGAAGGTCACGAAGTCGGCCTCGCCTGGACCGACGACGATCTGCGCGTGCTCACGCAAGATGCTCCGGAGGGTGCTCATGGCCACGCTTGA
- a CDS encoding RidA family protein, with protein sequence MGDIVRIDTNQRMSRIVKAAGLVFIGGQTSADHSPDIKLQTAKVLEKIDGFLEKAGIDKTRLVSAQVWLADISRDFSGMNEVWDAWVPQGHAPTRATVQAQLATPELLVEIAVVALA encoded by the coding sequence ATGGGCGATATCGTTCGCATCGACACCAATCAGCGGATGAGCCGCATCGTCAAGGCAGCGGGTCTCGTGTTTATCGGCGGCCAGACTTCCGCCGATCATTCGCCGGATATCAAACTGCAAACCGCCAAGGTGCTCGAAAAGATCGACGGCTTTCTGGAGAAAGCGGGCATCGACAAGACGCGTCTCGTGTCGGCACAAGTGTGGCTTGCGGATATCTCCCGCGATTTCAGCGGCATGAACGAAGTGTGGGATGCGTGGGTGCCGCAAGGGCATGCGCCGACCCGCGCGACGGTGCAAGCGCAATTGGCAACGCCCGAGTTGCTGGTGGAGATCGCGGTGGTGGCGTTGGCGTGA
- a CDS encoding FAD-dependent oxidoreductase — protein MAADFAPEAVDVVVIGAGPAGMSAATRAARAGLKTVLIDEQNAVGGQIYRGIAHADARRKEILGPDYAAGAEIARAFAASGARHVTNASVWQVTRERGINYLKDGKIGSFDAQRVILASGALERPFPIPGWTLPGVLTAGAAQILLKSAGEVPAAPPVLAGCGPLLYLLGWQYVRAGVPIRALVDTTRHEDRWRAKRHMLSALRAWPFLSKGLQLIRTLRDAGVPIFEAADDLRVEGRIGADNVEHAAALHFTTQGAAHRLEADVILLHQGVVPNTQFTQALRASHRWDDAQLCFTPKVDAWGELDVPGIFVAGDGAGIGGAQAAALQGSLAGLAVAAQLGALNAATRDAEAAGQRRALAGVLRIRPFLDSLYRPRDINRIPRNETIVCRCEEVTAGELRKFVEMGCVGPNQAKSFGRCGMGPCQGRMCGLTVTEVIADARRVSPAEVGYYRIRPPIKPLTLGELAGE, from the coding sequence ATGGCCGCTGATTTCGCCCCCGAAGCCGTCGATGTGGTCGTGATCGGCGCTGGTCCGGCCGGCATGAGCGCGGCCACGCGCGCCGCCCGCGCGGGCCTCAAAACCGTCTTGATCGATGAACAGAACGCCGTGGGCGGCCAGATTTATCGTGGCATCGCTCACGCCGATGCGCGTCGCAAGGAAATACTTGGCCCCGACTACGCGGCGGGCGCGGAGATCGCCCGTGCGTTCGCGGCATCGGGCGCACGTCACGTGACCAATGCGAGCGTCTGGCAAGTCACGCGCGAGCGCGGCATCAACTATCTGAAGGACGGCAAGATCGGCAGCTTCGACGCGCAACGCGTGATTCTCGCAAGCGGCGCGCTGGAGCGGCCCTTTCCGATTCCTGGCTGGACGCTGCCCGGCGTGCTGACGGCGGGTGCCGCGCAGATTCTCCTGAAGAGCGCGGGCGAAGTGCCTGCCGCGCCACCGGTTCTCGCGGGCTGCGGGCCGTTGCTGTATCTGCTTGGCTGGCAATATGTGCGCGCCGGCGTGCCGATTCGCGCGCTCGTCGATACCACGCGTCACGAAGACCGCTGGCGCGCGAAGCGTCACATGCTGTCCGCGTTGCGCGCGTGGCCGTTCCTGAGCAAGGGCCTGCAACTGATCCGCACCTTGCGCGACGCCGGCGTGCCGATCTTCGAAGCGGCCGACGATCTGCGCGTGGAAGGGCGCATCGGCGCGGATAACGTCGAGCATGCGGCCGCGCTTCACTTCACGACGCAAGGCGCGGCGCACCGCCTTGAAGCGGACGTGATCCTGCTGCATCAGGGCGTCGTGCCGAATACGCAGTTCACGCAGGCTTTGCGGGCGTCGCATCGCTGGGACGACGCGCAGCTTTGCTTCACGCCCAAAGTCGATGCGTGGGGCGAGCTGGATGTGCCCGGCATCTTCGTCGCGGGCGACGGCGCGGGTATCGGCGGCGCGCAGGCGGCGGCCTTGCAGGGCTCGCTCGCGGGCCTCGCGGTCGCGGCGCAACTCGGCGCGCTGAACGCCGCCACGCGCGACGCCGAAGCGGCCGGGCAGCGCCGCGCGCTGGCGGGCGTGCTGCGCATCCGGCCATTTCTCGACAGCCTTTATCGTCCGCGCGATATCAACCGCATTCCGCGCAACGAGACTATCGTGTGCCGCTGCGAGGAAGTCACGGCGGGCGAATTGCGCAAATTCGTCGAGATGGGTTGCGTCGGACCGAATCAGGCGAAGTCGTTCGGACGTTGCGGCATGGGTCCGTGTCAGGGCCGCATGTGCGGTCTCACGGTGACCGAAGTCATCGCGGATGCGCGGCGTGTCTCGCCCGCCGAAGTCGGCTACTACCGCATTCGTCCGCCGATCAAGCCGCTCACGCTCGGAGAACTCGCCGGTGAATGA
- a CDS encoding 6,7-dimethyl-8-ribityllumazine synthase, with translation MNFSNSNETQAVSAAGSTRARVAFVQACWHRDIVDQCKTSFIEAMQKRGYTADDIDLYEVAGAFEIPLHAKRLALSGQYAGIVAAGLVVDGGIYRHEFVATAVINGLMQVQLETGTPVFSAVLTPHHFHHGEEHVGFFKEHFLVKGAEAAHACADTIAKLSALPVAG, from the coding sequence ATGAACTTTTCGAATTCAAACGAAACCCAGGCAGTATCGGCTGCAGGCTCCACTCGTGCGCGCGTCGCTTTCGTGCAGGCTTGCTGGCATCGCGATATCGTCGATCAATGCAAGACCTCGTTCATCGAAGCCATGCAAAAGCGCGGTTACACAGCGGACGATATCGATCTCTACGAAGTCGCTGGCGCATTCGAGATTCCGCTGCACGCCAAACGTCTTGCACTAAGCGGCCAATACGCGGGCATTGTCGCGGCGGGACTGGTGGTCGATGGCGGAATTTATCGGCACGAGTTCGTCGCGACGGCTGTCATCAACGGCTTGATGCAGGTGCAACTCGAAACCGGCACGCCGGTGTTTTCGGCCGTGCTTACGCCGCATCATTTTCATCATGGCGAAGAGCATGTCGGCTTCTTCAAGGAGCACTTTCTCGTGAAGGGCGCGGAAGCGGCGCATGCTTGCGCGGATACGATCGCCAAGTTGAGTGCGTTGCCGGTGGCGGGTTGA
- a CDS encoding ABC transporter substrate-binding protein codes for MKRALHRRLSVPACTAFAALSFAAPLLAHAETTLYVANVGGSNEQLYRQKIIPPFEKAHDVKIVYVAGNSSDTLAKLQAQKGHQQINVAVMDDGPMYQAMQLNLCAKLDEAPVMKDVYPLARLGATSIGVGMVATGIGYNEEAFKKAGLPPPDSWKVLTDKRIKGKLGVPPITNTYGLHTLVMLARLNGGGEKNIEPGFAAMTKDVAPNVLSWAPTPGEMDGQMQSGDVVLAPYGSGRAVALQNTGFPLKFVYPKEGAVALQVAACAIAENAQPQLSQQFVQYLLSPEVQALQAQGIGLGPVNKTVKLTPEIAARVPYGPDQIAKLTAMDWTTINQHRTEWTERWNRSVER; via the coding sequence ATGAAAAGAGCGTTGCATCGCCGTCTGTCCGTCCCCGCTTGTACCGCCTTCGCGGCTCTTTCTTTCGCCGCTCCGCTTCTCGCTCACGCCGAAACCACGCTCTATGTCGCCAATGTGGGCGGCTCGAACGAGCAGTTGTATCGCCAGAAAATCATCCCGCCGTTCGAAAAGGCGCATGACGTCAAGATCGTCTACGTCGCGGGCAATTCCAGCGATACCCTCGCCAAGTTGCAAGCGCAAAAAGGCCATCAGCAGATCAACGTCGCCGTGATGGACGACGGCCCGATGTATCAAGCAATGCAGCTCAATCTCTGCGCCAAGCTCGACGAAGCGCCCGTGATGAAGGACGTCTATCCGCTCGCGCGTCTCGGCGCGACGTCGATCGGCGTCGGCATGGTGGCGACAGGCATCGGCTACAACGAGGAAGCGTTCAAGAAGGCCGGTCTGCCGCCGCCCGATTCGTGGAAGGTGCTCACCGACAAACGCATCAAGGGCAAGCTCGGCGTGCCGCCGATCACCAACACGTATGGTCTGCATACGCTCGTCATGCTCGCGCGTCTGAACGGCGGCGGCGAGAAGAATATCGAGCCGGGCTTCGCGGCGATGACCAAGGATGTCGCGCCGAACGTGCTGTCCTGGGCGCCCACGCCCGGCGAAATGGACGGTCAGATGCAATCCGGCGACGTGGTGCTTGCGCCCTACGGCAGCGGTCGCGCGGTTGCGCTGCAGAACACGGGCTTTCCGCTCAAGTTCGTCTACCCGAAGGAAGGCGCGGTCGCGTTGCAGGTGGCGGCATGTGCCATCGCCGAGAACGCACAGCCGCAGTTGTCGCAGCAGTTCGTCCAGTATCTTCTGAGCCCGGAAGTGCAGGCGTTGCAGGCGCAAGGCATCGGTCTCGGTCCGGTCAACAAGACGGTCAAGCTGACGCCGGAAATCGCCGCGCGCGTGCCTTACGGTCCCGACCAGATCGCGAAATTGACCGCGATGGACTGGACCACGATCAACCAGCATCGCACCGAGTGGACGGAGCGCTGGAACCGTTCGGTCGAGCGTTGA